The following DNA comes from Phytohabitans rumicis.
CGAACAACCCCGGGATCTCGTACGCGGCGACGACCGGGCCGGTGTTCGTCACGCTCAGCCGGGTGCGGTCGCCGTCCCTGGCGCACATCACGTGCACCCAGCCGCCCGAGGCGTTGTAGCGGACCGCGTTCTCCACCAGGTTCTGCGTCAGGCGTTCCAGCAGCACCGGGTCGCCGGACGTGGTCGCCGGCCGCAGCTCGTGCCGGACCTCGACGCCCGGCGACGTGGTCTGGTCCAGCACGTGGCCCGCCACCTCGGCCAGGTCCACCGGTACGGGATCCGTCACCTGCTGCTCCGACCGGGCCATGGTGAGCAGGCCGTCGATCAGGCGCTCGTGCCGGGCGTTCACCTCCAGCAGCGTGTCGCCGAGCTGGCACAGCTGCGGCGGGGCGTCCGGGCGGCCCATCGCCACCTCCAGCAGCGTGCGGTTGATCGCGAGCGGGGTGCGCAGCTCGTGCGAGGCGTTCGCCACGAACCGGCGCTGACCGTCGAACGACGCGTCCAGCCGTTCCAGCATGCCGTCGAACGTGTCGGCCAGCTCGCGCAGCTCGTCGCGGGGGCCGCCGAGCGCGATCCGCTCGTGCAGGTTGCGGTCCGCGACGCGGCGGGCGGTCGCGGTGATCTGTTGGATCGGCCGCAGGGTACGGCCGGCCACGAGCCAGCCGAGGTACACGCCGACCACCGCCACCCCGCCGAGTGCCAGCGCACCCCACTGGAGCAGGCTGTTCAGCGTCTTCTCCCGCAGGTCGAGCTGGACCTGCTTGGCGAACGCCTCCTTCTTCGCGATGGCGTCGACATCCTCCGAATTGACGATCTTGGCTGCCCCGCCTGCCTTGGCCGGCGCGGCGACGGCGACACCGCCGTTGTACACGACACCCGGGCTGACCTGCTGGCGGTCCAGGGCACCGGCCAACAACAGGTACGTCACGGTCAGCAGCGCCGCGCCGACCAGCAGAAAGAGCCCGCCGTACAGTGCGGTCAGCCGTACCCGGAATGTCCAGCCGCGGATCATCATGGAATCTGGTACCCCACTCCCGGAACGGTCTCGACCACCTGAGGCGAGCCGAGTTTGCGACGCAGCGTCATCACCGTGACCCGGACGACGTTCGTGAACGGGTCGATGTTTTCGTCCCACGCCCGCTCCAGGAGCTGCTCGGTGCTGACCACGGCGCCACCGGCCCGCAGCAGCTCCTCCAGCACCGCGAACTCCTTGCGGGACAACGCGACGAACTGCCCGTCCCGGAAGACCTCGCGGCGGCCCGGGTCGAGCGCGATGCCGGCGCGTTCCAGCTTCGGCGGCGCCGCCGGCCGGGCGCGCCGCCCCAGCGCCCGTACGCGGGCCACCAGCTCCACGAACGCGAACGGCTTGACCAGGTAGTCGTCGGCGCCCAGGGCGAGCCCGGCGACCCGGTCCGGCACGTCGGCGGCCGCGGTGAGCATCAGCACCCGGGTCTCGCCGCCGGCGGCGACCACCGCGCGGCACACCTCGTCGCCGTGCACCAGCGGCAGGTCGCGGTCCAGCACGAGTACGTCGTAGTCGTTGACGCCGAGCCGCTCCAGGGCGGCGTCGCCGTCGTACACCACGTCGACGGCCAGCGTCTCCCGCCGGAGCCCCTCCGCGATCGCGTCGGCCAGGAGCTCCTCGTCTTCCACGACGAGTATCCGCACGGGCCAATGGTGCCCGGCCCAGTGATAAGGCGGCCATAAGCATTCGCGCTGATGCCCCTCTTACGGCGCGGGGAGTGTGCTGCGTGAACAAAGAAGGGAGTAGCGAAATGAAACGAATGCTCATCGCCGTACCCCTGCTGATGGTGCTGGGGACGGCGCTGGCCGGATGCGCGGGCGCCGAGGACGACGGGCCCGACGTGGCGACGGTCGCCGGCACCAAGCCGGCGCCCAGCGCGAGCGCGAGCGTGGCGGCCGACGACGAGGAACGCAGGAAGCAGTTCACCGACTGCATGCGGGCGAACGGCGTGGACATGGACGACATGAAGGTGGAGGGCGGGGGTGTGGCCATCCGTGCCGACAAGAAGGAGACGTCCGAGGCGATGGAGAAGTGCCGGCAGTTCCTGCCGGATGGCGGCGAACCGCCGAAGATGTCGCAGGAGGACCTGGAGAAGCTGCGCCAGTACGCCCAGTGCATGCGGGAGAACGGTGTGCCCGAATTCCCCGATCCGGACCCGGACACCGGCGGCGTCGGGGTGATGGTCGGTGGCAAGAACGGGTCCAAAAAGGAGATTGAAGCGGCCAACGAGAAATGCAAGGACAAGATGCCCCAGATGGGCAAGGTCAAGGAGGCGCAGTGAGGCGGGGGGCGATCTTCTCAGGGGCGGCGGTGGTCGCGGTCGCCGCGGCCGGCGCGGCCGCCGTCGGGTTCGGCGGAGGCGGATCCGACGGTACGGCGGAAGCGAGTCAGCGGCCGGCCGCCACCACCAAGGTGACCCGGCAGACCCTGGTGGCGGCGACCACAGTGGAGGGTGAGCTGAGCTACGGCGAGCAGGTGCCGCTGGAGTCCCGCGCCCAGGGCACGGTCACCTGGCTGCCCGCGGCCGGTGCCACGGTCAAGCGGGGCGGCACCTTGTTGCGCGCCGACGACCGGCCGGTGGTGCTGCTCTACGGGGCGCTGCCGCTGTACCGGGCGCTGTCGACCGGCGTCGAGGGCAAGGACGTCAAGCAGTTCGAGCAGAACCTGCGCGCGTTGGGGTACACGGGGTTCACCGTCGACGAGGAGTTCACGGGCGCGACGGCGAGTGCGGTCAAGGAGTGGCAGGAGGACCTCGGTGTCGACGAGACCGGCACGGTCGACTCGACCCTGGTGGTGTACGCGCCGAACGCCGTACGGGTGGCCGACGTGAGCTCGCGCGTCGGGTCGTCCGCGTCCGGCGAGGTGTTCACGTACACCGGGAGCACCAAGGTGGTCACCGTGTCGGTCGACGCGGGCGAGAGCGACTGGGCGGTCAAGGGTGCGGCGGTCACCGTGACGCTGCCGGACGGCAAGGAGATCGCCGGCAAGGTCGCGTCGGTCGGCACCGAGGCGAGCACGGACGACAGCGAGGACCAGCCGCCGAACGACACCGGCACCGACGACGCCCAGATCGAGGTCACCGTGTCCATCGTGGACCAGCGGGCGCTCGGCAAGCTGGACCGGACCCCGGTGGACGTCGCGTACGTGGCGCAGGAGCGCAAGGACGTGCTCACCGTGCCGGTCGCGGCGCTGCTGGCCCTCGCCGAGGGCGGCTACGGTCTGGAGGTTGTCGAGGGCGGGACCAGCCGCTACGTCGGCGTGCAGACCGGGCTCTTCGCCGACGGAAAGGTCGAGGTCAGCGGCGACGGGGTGACCGAGGGCATGACGGTGGGTCTGCCGAAATGATCACTCTGGAAGCCGTCTCCAAGGTGTATCCCGGCGGGGTGACCGCGCTCGACGAGGTATCCCTCGGCGTGGCCGCCGGCGAACTGGTGGCGCTCGTGGGCCCGTCGGGGTCGGGCAAGTCGACGATGCTGCACGTGATCGGCACCCTCGATCGGCCCTCGTCGGGCCGCGTCAGCATCGACGGGTACGACATCGCCGACCTCTCCGACCGCCAGGTGTCGGCGCTCCGGTCGTACCGGATCGGGTTTGTCTTCCAGCAGTTCCACCTGGCCGCCGGG
Coding sequences within:
- a CDS encoding sensor histidine kinase; the protein is MIRGWTFRVRLTALYGGLFLLVGAALLTVTYLLLAGALDRQQVSPGVVYNGGVAVAAPAKAGGAAKIVNSEDVDAIAKKEAFAKQVQLDLREKTLNSLLQWGALALGGVAVVGVYLGWLVAGRTLRPIQQITATARRVADRNLHERIALGGPRDELRELADTFDGMLERLDASFDGQRRFVANASHELRTPLAINRTLLEVAMGRPDAPPQLCQLGDTLLEVNARHERLIDGLLTMARSEQQVTDPVPVDLAEVAGHVLDQTTSPGVEVRHELRPATTSGDPVLLERLTQNLVENAVRYNASGGWVHVMCARDGDRTRLSVTNTGPVVAAYEIPGLFEPFRRLTDRVGSARGTGLGLSIVRSVARAHGGDVHAVPRDGGGLVVQVTLPAN
- a CDS encoding response regulator transcription factor — protein: MRILVVEDEELLADAIAEGLRRETLAVDVVYDGDAALERLGVNDYDVLVLDRDLPLVHGDEVCRAVVAAGGETRVLMLTAAADVPDRVAGLALGADDYLVKPFAFVELVARVRALGRRARPAAPPKLERAGIALDPGRREVFRDGQFVALSRKEFAVLEELLRAGGAVVSTEQLLERAWDENIDPFTNVVRVTVMTLRRKLGSPQVVETVPGVGYQIP
- a CDS encoding peptidoglycan-binding protein, with the translated sequence MRRGAIFSGAAVVAVAAAGAAAVGFGGGGSDGTAEASQRPAATTKVTRQTLVAATTVEGELSYGEQVPLESRAQGTVTWLPAAGATVKRGGTLLRADDRPVVLLYGALPLYRALSTGVEGKDVKQFEQNLRALGYTGFTVDEEFTGATASAVKEWQEDLGVDETGTVDSTLVVYAPNAVRVADVSSRVGSSASGEVFTYTGSTKVVTVSVDAGESDWAVKGAAVTVTLPDGKEIAGKVASVGTEASTDDSEDQPPNDTGTDDAQIEVTVSIVDQRALGKLDRTPVDVAYVAQERKDVLTVPVAALLALAEGGYGLEVVEGGTSRYVGVQTGLFADGKVEVSGDGVTEGMTVGLPK